Proteins from a single region of Sphingopyxis sp. BSN-002:
- a CDS encoding histidine triad nucleotide-binding protein, with amino-acid sequence MPIDATLSYDDNNIFARILRGELPSKTVYEDEFALAFHDINPQAPLHILVIPKGPYVSWDDFSERGSNEEIAGFVRAVGKVARDQGLVAPGYRLLANVGFDSNQEVPHLHVHIFAGQRLGPMLAR; translated from the coding sequence ATGCCGATCGACGCGACGCTTTCCTATGACGACAACAACATCTTCGCGCGCATCCTGCGCGGCGAGCTGCCGTCGAAGACGGTCTATGAGGACGAGTTCGCGCTCGCCTTCCACGATATCAATCCGCAGGCGCCGCTGCACATCCTCGTGATCCCCAAGGGTCCCTATGTGAGCTGGGACGATTTTTCGGAGCGCGGCAGCAACGAAGAAATCGCGGGTTTCGTACGCGCCGTCGGCAAGGTTGCGCGCGATCAGGGGCTCGTCGCGCCCGGCTACCGCCTGCTGGCGAACGTCGGCTTCGACAGCAATCAGGAGGTACCGCACCTCCACGTCCACATCTTTGCGGGGCAGCGACTCGGACCGATGCTCGCGCGCTGA
- a CDS encoding phosphoribosyl-ATP diphosphatase, with protein MAIGEALTQLEAVVRDRIAAGDAEASYVASLAAKGTGKIAQKVGEEATETVIAALTESDAALTGEVADLVFHLSILLADRGLSWADVADELGRRHGTSGHAEKAGRTQ; from the coding sequence ATGGCGATCGGCGAAGCATTGACGCAGCTCGAAGCGGTGGTGAGGGACCGGATCGCCGCGGGCGACGCGGAAGCTTCCTACGTCGCCAGCCTCGCGGCCAAGGGCACCGGCAAGATCGCGCAAAAGGTTGGCGAGGAAGCCACCGAAACCGTCATCGCCGCGCTGACCGAGAGCGACGCCGCGCTGACCGGCGAAGTCGCCGACCTTGTCTTCCATCTCTCGATCCTGCTCGCCGACCGCGGCCTGTCGTGGGCCGACGTCGCCGACGAACTGGGTCGCCGCCACGGCACTTCGGGCCATGCCGAAAAAGCCGGCCGAACCCAATAG